One genomic window of Microbacterium sp. BH-3-3-3 includes the following:
- a CDS encoding acyltransferase family protein, producing the protein MSSAIPRAVDPSGPATSTFLPHVQGLRAIAVLAVVVFHVWPTALPGGFAGVDVFFVISGFLITAHLAREIAGTGTVRLARFWARRARRLLPAALTVLVFCAVVVSSPWFVPVAAMPSRLKEILASTFYVENWYLVATSANYLGHSGDPTLAQHYWSLSVEEQFYFVWPLLLVGAALLTRRAGRAGRGVLLATVGTVTVVGFIACVWFTAVDPAAAYFATFTRVWEFGVGGLLALFPGLRAVHPVVRFTIGWGGVAALVASFTLLNGQMDFPGYLALVPVVGAALVIAASPAGRPWFATRVIALPPFSFLGAISYSLYLWHWPLILVAPALPFWTGDLVQRLGLLIVTGSVAWVTQRFVEEPIRALPALVSARPRRTLWMTAGAMAGVAVLTVGLAAVAMPRYDAARQEIMAARAAPTDCFGAAAVLDSSCASAGFETYTPSASAMGMDAPSAGECLVQFDGDDARTCTRGSEAPGAPEVLLIGDSHAFQYVDALADIAEREGWRLTTLLKGGCPWSTTPLADDGPFGSACDTWRAQVADTLMRREPAMIVTTAFSGTSYATAGFSEAQDAAVRGFRAAWAPAATRGIPIVALVDNPALETNPAVCLLNRAPSDCSTERRTALPEDEPFARAARGLPSVRVLDFTDVYCDATTCSPVIGGAGAYRDADHLTASFVDSLAPWLGASLVSTLDRRE; encoded by the coding sequence GTGTCTTCCGCCATACCGCGCGCCGTCGATCCTTCCGGGCCGGCAACCTCGACGTTCCTCCCCCACGTGCAGGGCCTTCGCGCCATTGCCGTGCTGGCCGTGGTGGTGTTCCACGTGTGGCCGACGGCCCTCCCGGGCGGCTTCGCAGGAGTCGACGTTTTCTTCGTCATCTCGGGCTTCCTCATCACCGCGCACCTGGCTCGGGAGATCGCGGGCACCGGAACCGTGCGCCTCGCGCGGTTCTGGGCGCGACGCGCACGAAGACTCCTGCCCGCCGCCCTGACCGTCCTGGTGTTCTGCGCCGTCGTCGTCTCGTCGCCCTGGTTCGTCCCGGTCGCAGCGATGCCTTCCCGGCTGAAGGAGATCCTCGCCTCGACGTTCTACGTCGAGAACTGGTATCTCGTCGCCACCTCGGCCAACTACCTCGGACACTCGGGGGATCCGACCCTCGCGCAGCATTACTGGTCGCTGTCGGTCGAGGAACAGTTCTATTTCGTCTGGCCGCTGCTGCTGGTGGGAGCGGCGCTGCTCACTCGGCGGGCTGGCCGTGCGGGGCGCGGGGTCCTCCTCGCAACTGTCGGGACTGTCACGGTCGTCGGGTTCATCGCGTGCGTGTGGTTCACCGCCGTCGATCCGGCGGCGGCGTACTTCGCGACCTTCACCCGGGTATGGGAGTTCGGAGTCGGCGGTCTCCTGGCCCTGTTCCCGGGCCTGCGCGCCGTACATCCCGTCGTCCGCTTCACGATCGGTTGGGGCGGGGTGGCCGCTCTCGTGGCCTCGTTCACACTCTTGAACGGTCAGATGGATTTCCCCGGATATCTGGCGCTCGTCCCGGTCGTCGGGGCCGCGCTGGTCATCGCCGCCTCCCCCGCGGGGCGGCCGTGGTTCGCGACCCGCGTGATCGCGCTCCCGCCCTTCTCGTTCCTGGGCGCCATTTCCTACAGCCTGTACCTCTGGCACTGGCCCCTCATCCTCGTCGCTCCCGCTCTGCCCTTCTGGACGGGCGACCTCGTCCAGCGTCTGGGGCTGTTGATCGTCACAGGGAGTGTGGCCTGGGTGACGCAGCGCTTCGTAGAGGAGCCGATCCGCGCCCTCCCCGCCCTCGTCTCCGCCCGTCCGCGCCGGACGCTCTGGATGACCGCCGGTGCGATGGCGGGCGTCGCGGTCCTTACCGTGGGGCTGGCTGCGGTGGCGATGCCGCGCTACGACGCCGCACGCCAGGAAATCATGGCCGCCCGCGCCGCCCCCACGGACTGCTTCGGCGCAGCCGCCGTGCTCGACTCATCGTGCGCGTCGGCCGGTTTCGAGACCTACACGCCCTCCGCCTCGGCCATGGGTATGGACGCTCCCTCAGCCGGCGAATGTCTCGTGCAGTTCGACGGCGACGACGCCCGCACCTGCACGCGGGGATCCGAAGCGCCCGGCGCCCCGGAGGTGCTCCTGATCGGCGACAGCCACGCGTTCCAGTATGTCGACGCGCTGGCGGACATCGCGGAGCGCGAGGGATGGCGGCTGACCACACTCTTGAAGGGTGGTTGCCCGTGGAGCACGACCCCGCTCGCCGACGACGGCCCGTTCGGCTCCGCCTGTGACACGTGGCGAGCACAGGTCGCCGACACGCTGATGCGCCGCGAACCGGCAATGATTGTCACCACGGCCTTCTCGGGCACCTCCTATGCCACGGCGGGGTTCTCTGAGGCACAGGATGCCGCCGTGCGCGGCTTCCGAGCGGCCTGGGCGCCGGCAGCGACCCGAGGCATCCCGATCGTCGCCCTCGTAGACAACCCCGCTCTCGAGACGAATCCCGCCGTATGCCTCCTCAACCGTGCGCCGAGCGACTGCTCGACCGAACGGCGCACCGCGCTCCCCGAAGACGAGCCGTTCGCGCGCGCGGCGAGGGGATTGCCATCCGTCCGCGTGCTCGATTTCACCGACGTCTACTGCGATGCGACGACGTGTTCGCCCGTGATCGGTGGCGCCGGGGCCTATCGCGACGCCGACCACCTCACGGCGAGTTTCGTCGACTCGCTCGCCCCGTGGCTGGGCGCCTCCCTGGTCTCGACGCTCGACCGTCGGGAATGA
- the thrS gene encoding threonine--tRNA ligase — translation MTDFPADGFALFPDRSVVALRVNGELKDLATTVTADDQVEPVTIDSPDGLSILRHSTAHVLAQAVQRVKPQANLGIGPPVTDGFYYDFQVDEPFTPEDLKVVKKEMERIVRENQRFVRRVVTDDEARAELADEPFKLELIGLKGGSAEAAEGASVEVGAGELTIYDNVTRDGETAWKDLCRGPHVPGTRLIGNGWDLTRIAGAYWRGSEKNPQLQRIYGTAWPTKDELRAYQHRLEEAAKRDHRKLGKELDLFSFPDEIGPGLAVFHPKGGIIRYEIERYMRERLLANGYDVVNTPHITKGDLFMTSGHLQWYADGMYPPMVLDEVVDADGHVSREGQAYYLKPMNCPFHNLIFRSRGRSYRELPLRLSEFGSVYRYEKSGTLAGLTRVRGMTQDDTHIYVTADQVKGELTHSLDFVLQTLRDYGLNDFYLELSTKEDGNPKFIGDDALWVEATETLREVAEASGLELMPDPGGAAFYGPKISVQARDAIGRTWQMSTIQLDFNQPERFELEYTGPDGEKHRPVMIHRALFGSVERFFAILLEHYAGAFPVWLAPVQVVAVPVAAEYGDYLAEIVADLKSKGVRAEADHSDDRMQKKIRTHTTHKVPLMLIAGEQDRAAGTVSFRFRDGTQLNGVPVAEAVARITGAIAGRTLVNTAEDLA, via the coding sequence GTGACTGATTTCCCCGCCGATGGCTTCGCCCTCTTCCCCGACCGTTCGGTCGTCGCTCTGCGCGTCAACGGGGAACTGAAAGACCTGGCCACGACCGTGACGGCCGACGACCAGGTGGAGCCTGTCACGATCGACAGCCCCGACGGACTCTCGATCCTGCGCCACTCCACCGCGCATGTGCTCGCGCAGGCGGTCCAGCGCGTCAAGCCCCAGGCCAACCTCGGTATCGGCCCCCCGGTCACCGACGGCTTCTATTACGACTTCCAGGTCGACGAGCCCTTCACTCCCGAGGACCTCAAGGTCGTCAAGAAAGAGATGGAGCGCATCGTCCGCGAGAACCAGCGGTTCGTGCGCCGCGTCGTCACCGACGACGAGGCGCGGGCCGAACTCGCTGACGAGCCGTTCAAGCTCGAGCTCATCGGGCTCAAGGGCGGTTCCGCCGAAGCCGCAGAAGGAGCCTCGGTCGAGGTCGGCGCGGGCGAGCTGACGATCTACGACAACGTCACCCGCGACGGCGAGACCGCGTGGAAAGACCTGTGCCGCGGACCCCACGTTCCCGGTACCCGCCTGATCGGCAACGGCTGGGACCTCACCCGCATCGCCGGCGCGTACTGGCGCGGCAGCGAGAAGAACCCGCAGCTGCAGCGCATCTACGGCACCGCGTGGCCCACGAAAGACGAGCTGCGCGCGTACCAGCACCGCCTCGAAGAGGCCGCCAAGCGCGACCACCGCAAGCTCGGCAAGGAGCTCGACCTGTTCTCGTTCCCCGACGAGATCGGCCCGGGGCTGGCGGTGTTCCACCCCAAGGGCGGCATCATCCGCTACGAGATCGAGCGCTACATGCGCGAGCGCCTGCTCGCCAACGGCTACGACGTCGTGAACACCCCGCACATCACCAAGGGCGACCTGTTCATGACGAGCGGTCACCTGCAGTGGTACGCCGACGGCATGTACCCCCCGATGGTGCTCGACGAGGTGGTGGATGCCGACGGTCACGTCTCGCGCGAGGGTCAGGCGTACTACCTCAAGCCCATGAACTGCCCGTTCCACAACCTCATCTTCCGCTCGCGCGGCCGCAGCTACCGCGAGCTGCCGCTGCGCCTGAGCGAGTTCGGATCGGTCTACCGCTACGAGAAGAGCGGCACCCTCGCGGGCCTCACGCGCGTGCGCGGCATGACCCAGGACGACACGCACATCTACGTCACCGCCGACCAGGTGAAGGGCGAGCTGACCCACAGCCTCGACTTCGTGCTGCAGACCCTGCGCGACTACGGCCTCAACGACTTCTACCTCGAGCTCTCGACGAAAGAAGACGGCAACCCGAAGTTCATCGGTGACGACGCGCTCTGGGTCGAGGCGACCGAGACGCTGCGCGAGGTCGCCGAGGCCTCGGGACTCGAGCTCATGCCCGACCCGGGCGGGGCGGCGTTCTACGGGCCCAAGATCTCGGTGCAGGCGCGCGATGCCATCGGTCGCACCTGGCAGATGTCGACGATCCAGCTCGACTTCAACCAGCCCGAGCGCTTCGAGCTCGAGTACACCGGTCCCGACGGCGAGAAGCACCGCCCCGTGATGATCCACCGCGCCCTCTTCGGCTCGGTCGAGCGCTTCTTCGCGATCCTGCTCGAGCACTACGCGGGCGCGTTCCCGGTGTGGCTCGCACCGGTGCAGGTCGTGGCGGTTCCCGTCGCGGCCGAGTACGGCGACTACCTGGCCGAGATCGTCGCCGATCTGAAGTCGAAGGGCGTTCGCGCCGAGGCCGACCACAGCGACGACCGCATGCAGAAGAAGATCCGCACGCACACCACCCACAAGGTGCCGCTCATGCTGATCGCCGGCGAGCAGGACCGCGCCGCCGGCACCGTCTCGTTCCGCTTCCGTGACGGCACCCAGCTCAACGGTGTTCCCGTCGCCGAGGCCGTCGCCCGCATCACCGGCGCGATCGCGGGCCGCACGCTCGTGAACACCGCCGAGGATCTGGCGTGA
- a CDS encoding TIGR03618 family F420-dependent PPOX class oxidoreductase, translated as MSDWTEAKPYFETDAIAHLATLMRDGSPHSVPLWVGVDGDRLMIFTEVDTLKDRNLLRDPRVAISVTGADNAYAMAFVRGEAGGRIDGDAALPYVDRISTLYTGAPYEMREGLAVWFIEPRKSWARAYES; from the coding sequence ATGAGCGACTGGACCGAAGCCAAGCCCTACTTCGAAACCGACGCGATCGCACACCTCGCAACCCTCATGCGCGACGGGTCCCCGCACTCCGTCCCGCTGTGGGTGGGCGTCGACGGCGATCGCCTCATGATCTTCACCGAGGTGGACACGCTGAAGGACCGCAACCTGCTCCGCGACCCCCGCGTGGCGATCTCGGTCACGGGCGCCGACAACGCCTACGCGATGGCGTTCGTGCGCGGCGAAGCGGGGGGACGCATCGACGGCGACGCAGCCCTGCCGTACGTCGACCGCATCTCCACCCTGTACACGGGCGCACCGTATGAGATGCGCGAGGGACTCGCGGTGTGGTTCATCGAGCCCCGCAAGTCGTGGGCGCGCGCGTACGAGAGCTGA
- a CDS encoding HIT domain-containing protein, which yields MTHDPDAGAAAEPSIVDAADLAGVPDEFQRLWTPHRMAYISAGREPMEKNCPFCAAPEKSDEDGLIVARGTTAYVLLNLFPYNSGHLLVCPYRHIATYDQATDEEVAEIGALTQRGMRVLRAVSNCDGFNLGMNQGAIAGAGVDGHLHQHIVPRWASDANFFPIIAKTKALPQLLGDVRRTVAEAWNS from the coding sequence GTGACGCACGATCCGGATGCCGGGGCGGCGGCCGAGCCGTCGATCGTCGACGCCGCCGATCTCGCGGGCGTGCCCGACGAGTTCCAGCGACTGTGGACGCCGCACCGCATGGCGTACATCTCGGCGGGCCGCGAGCCCATGGAGAAGAACTGCCCGTTCTGCGCGGCGCCCGAGAAGTCCGACGAGGACGGGCTGATCGTCGCGCGCGGCACGACCGCGTACGTGCTGCTCAACCTCTTCCCGTACAACTCGGGCCACCTGCTGGTGTGCCCGTACCGTCACATCGCCACGTACGACCAGGCGACCGACGAAGAGGTCGCCGAGATCGGCGCGCTCACCCAGCGGGGCATGCGCGTGCTGCGCGCGGTGTCGAACTGCGACGGCTTCAACCTGGGCATGAATCAGGGCGCGATCGCCGGCGCCGGAGTCGACGGGCACCTGCACCAGCACATCGTTCCGCGCTGGGCATCCGACGCGAACTTCTTCCCGATCATCGCCAAGACGAAGGCGCTCCCGCAGCTTCTGGGAGACGTGCGCCGCACGGTGGCCGAGGCCTGGAACAGCTGA
- a CDS encoding SLC13 family permease, with amino-acid sequence MTLAIIGGVLWILGIIALLTGIFPADDALAVADRVWPILLFVVAVTVVAELASKAGLFDVVAARLARIARGRTALLWVLVVALATVATAFLSLDTTAVLLTPVVVSMAVARKLDPLPFAFVTVVLANTASLVLPVSNLTNLLASEALGGGHDPVAFLALLGPSAFIAIAVSVVVLTLVFLRRLPKTYPDAASPTVSEPVLLRVSGVVTLALLPLLVIGLEPWMPAVGAAVVLIAVFAWRAPRTLGIRLVPWSLLVFAGGLFLAVGALEALGIGRITSVLAGTGDDLVSLWQLAGVGALAANGINNLPGYLALESVAGSPVRLAALLVGVNAGPIVTPWASLATLLWHDRLVAAGVEVRWSRFVLLGAVIAPIILVLGVLPLAF; translated from the coding sequence GTGACTCTGGCCATCATCGGCGGCGTGCTGTGGATCCTCGGGATCATCGCGCTGCTCACCGGCATCTTCCCTGCTGACGACGCCCTCGCCGTCGCCGATCGCGTGTGGCCGATCCTGCTGTTCGTCGTCGCGGTCACCGTCGTCGCCGAACTGGCGTCGAAGGCCGGCCTGTTCGACGTCGTCGCCGCGCGCCTGGCCCGGATCGCCCGGGGACGGACGGCGCTGCTGTGGGTGCTGGTCGTGGCCCTCGCGACGGTGGCGACGGCCTTCCTGTCGCTGGACACCACCGCGGTGCTGTTGACGCCGGTCGTGGTGTCGATGGCGGTCGCGCGCAAGCTCGATCCGCTGCCGTTCGCGTTCGTGACCGTGGTGCTGGCCAACACCGCCTCGCTGGTGCTGCCGGTGTCGAACCTCACCAACCTGCTGGCATCCGAAGCTCTCGGCGGCGGGCACGACCCGGTCGCGTTCCTCGCTCTGCTCGGACCCTCGGCATTCATCGCGATCGCGGTGTCGGTCGTGGTGCTGACGCTGGTGTTCCTGCGTCGCCTGCCCAAGACCTACCCGGATGCCGCCTCCCCCACCGTCTCGGAGCCCGTGCTGCTGCGCGTGTCGGGGGTGGTGACCCTCGCCCTGCTGCCGCTGCTCGTGATCGGTCTCGAGCCGTGGATGCCGGCCGTCGGCGCTGCCGTCGTGCTCATCGCGGTGTTCGCGTGGCGGGCGCCCCGGACTCTCGGCATCCGGCTGGTGCCGTGGTCGCTGCTCGTGTTCGCGGGCGGTCTGTTCCTGGCGGTGGGCGCGCTGGAAGCCCTGGGGATCGGGCGGATCACCTCGGTGCTCGCCGGAACGGGCGACGACCTCGTCTCGCTCTGGCAGCTCGCCGGGGTGGGGGCGCTGGCGGCGAACGGCATCAACAACCTGCCGGGCTACTTGGCGCTCGAGTCGGTCGCCGGGTCTCCCGTGCGGTTGGCGGCCCTGCTCGTGGGTGTCAACGCGGGACCGATCGTCACGCCGTGGGCGTCGCTGGCGACCCTTCTCTGGCACGACCGGTTGGTCGCGGCGGGCGTCGAGGTGCGCTGGAGTCGCTTCGTGCTCCTCGGCGCGGTGATCGCGCCGATCATCCTCGTCCTCGGCGTGCTGCCGCTGGCGTTCTGA
- a CDS encoding aminotransferase class I/II-fold pyridoxal phosphate-dependent enzyme, giving the protein MTIDMTGRSASGIAADLRTRIERGELAPGTLLPSVRAVAADLGVNRNTVVAAYRQLAQAGLVEARGRGGTRVADRAAVAQEGYAPDTVLRDVGTGNPDPGRIPDPTAALARSTRPVLYGEPVIDPGLEAWAREWMADQLPHDELRITVTSGASDAIERLLAQSLQRDDAVALEDPCFLSALHTVRTGGYRAVPVAVDAEGMTVEGLRVALQAGVRAVICTPRAHNPTGASLTAERAAALRAVLAEHPYVLVIEDDHFSLLSRAALHSVIGPGQRRWARIRSMSKFLGPDTCLAVTASDVDTADGLAVRLTPGTTWVSHLLQRMTLALVTDDAVRAGIERAAAHYAHRNAAFAEALSARGLPVTPGDGLNLWVPLPVPAAAVREELMRRGWLVREGDPFFLAPEHAGSFLRLTVHDLDADSADSLADDIAIAAGTLSAGVLPARARSGRIEA; this is encoded by the coding sequence ATGACCATCGACATGACCGGCCGGTCGGCATCCGGAATCGCCGCGGACCTGCGCACGCGCATCGAGCGCGGGGAGCTCGCCCCCGGCACCCTGCTGCCATCGGTGCGGGCCGTGGCCGCCGACCTCGGGGTCAACCGCAACACCGTCGTCGCCGCCTACCGTCAGCTCGCGCAAGCCGGCCTCGTCGAGGCGCGTGGCCGCGGCGGCACGCGTGTCGCCGACCGCGCCGCCGTCGCTCAAGAGGGGTACGCGCCCGACACCGTGCTGCGCGACGTCGGCACGGGGAACCCCGACCCCGGGCGCATCCCCGACCCCACCGCGGCCCTCGCGCGCTCGACCCGACCCGTGCTGTACGGCGAACCGGTCATCGACCCGGGCCTCGAGGCCTGGGCGCGAGAGTGGATGGCCGATCAGCTCCCCCACGACGAACTGCGCATCACCGTCACCAGCGGTGCGAGCGACGCGATCGAACGCCTGCTGGCCCAGTCCCTGCAGCGCGACGACGCCGTCGCCCTCGAAGACCCCTGTTTCCTGTCGGCGTTGCACACCGTGCGCACCGGCGGGTATCGCGCGGTTCCCGTGGCGGTGGATGCCGAGGGCATGACCGTGGAGGGGCTCCGCGTCGCACTCCAGGCGGGGGTGCGCGCGGTCATCTGCACGCCCCGCGCGCACAACCCCACGGGGGCCAGCCTCACCGCGGAGCGCGCGGCGGCGCTCCGCGCGGTGCTCGCCGAGCATCCGTACGTGCTCGTCATCGAGGACGACCACTTCTCGCTGCTGTCGCGGGCGGCACTGCATTCGGTGATCGGCCCGGGTCAGCGCCGGTGGGCGCGTATCCGGTCGATGTCGAAGTTCCTCGGACCCGACACGTGCCTGGCGGTCACGGCATCCGACGTCGACACCGCCGACGGCCTCGCCGTGCGCCTGACCCCCGGCACCACCTGGGTCAGCCACCTGCTGCAGCGCATGACCCTCGCGCTCGTCACCGACGACGCGGTGCGCGCCGGCATCGAACGGGCGGCGGCGCACTATGCGCACCGCAACGCGGCCTTCGCCGAGGCGCTGAGTGCGCGCGGGCTGCCGGTGACCCCGGGCGACGGCCTGAACCTCTGGGTTCCGCTCCCCGTTCCCGCAGCCGCCGTGCGCGAGGAGCTCATGCGGCGCGGCTGGCTCGTGCGCGAGGGCGATCCGTTCTTCCTCGCGCCCGAGCACGCGGGATCGTTCCTGCGTCTGACCGTGCACGACCTCGACGCGGACTCGGCCGACTCCCTCGCCGACGACATCGCGATCGCCGCGGGCACACTGTCGGCGGGCGTGCTCCCCGCGCGGGCGCGAAGTGGGAGGATCGAGGCATGA
- a CDS encoding PPOX class F420-dependent oxidoreductase, producing the protein MTVPDTLWREIAASPFVSLGTYRKNGALVAVPVWVARDGDELVVTSERNTGKVKRLRNDQRVTLRPCSRMGAVEPDAITVEAHGRIAAAATDDAHADAALRRKYRLQYRLILGFEALVRRVQRKPGDRVIIRISR; encoded by the coding sequence ATGACCGTTCCCGACACCCTCTGGCGCGAGATCGCGGCATCCCCGTTCGTCTCCCTCGGCACCTATCGCAAGAACGGCGCCCTCGTCGCGGTTCCGGTGTGGGTCGCCCGCGACGGCGACGAGCTCGTCGTGACGAGCGAGCGCAACACGGGCAAGGTGAAGCGCCTGCGCAACGACCAGCGGGTGACCCTGCGCCCCTGCAGTCGGATGGGAGCGGTGGAGCCGGATGCCATCACGGTCGAGGCGCACGGCCGCATCGCTGCGGCCGCGACCGACGACGCGCACGCCGACGCGGCCCTGCGCCGCAAGTATCGTCTGCAGTACCGGCTGATCCTCGGATTCGAAGCCCTCGTGCGCCGGGTCCAGCGCAAGCCCGGCGACCGCGTCATCATCCGCATCTCGCGCTGA
- the pdxS gene encoding pyridoxal 5'-phosphate synthase lyase subunit PdxS translates to MTDTGTSRVKRGLAEMLKGGVIMDVVTADQARIAEDAGAVAVMALERVPADIRAQGGVARMSDPDLIDDIIASVSIPVMAKARIGHFVEAQILQELGVDYIDESEVLSPADYVNHIDKYDFTVPFVCGATNLGEALRRITEGAAMIRSKGEAGTGDVSEATKHIRTIRGEINALRAKTKDELYVAAKELQAPYDLVAEIAETGKLPVVLFTAGGVATPADAAMMMQLGADGVFVGSGIFKSGNPAQRAAAIVKATTFHDDPKIVAEASRGLGEAMVGINVSDLAAPHRLSERGW, encoded by the coding sequence ATGACCGACACCGGAACCTCCCGCGTCAAGCGCGGTCTCGCCGAGATGCTCAAGGGCGGCGTCATCATGGACGTCGTCACGGCCGACCAGGCCCGCATCGCCGAAGACGCCGGCGCCGTCGCCGTCATGGCGCTCGAGCGCGTGCCCGCCGACATCCGGGCCCAGGGCGGCGTGGCGCGCATGAGCGATCCCGACCTGATCGACGACATCATCGCGTCGGTGTCGATCCCCGTCATGGCCAAGGCCCGCATCGGCCACTTCGTCGAGGCGCAGATCCTGCAGGAGCTCGGGGTCGACTACATCGACGAGTCCGAGGTGCTCTCGCCCGCCGACTACGTGAACCACATCGACAAGTACGACTTCACCGTGCCGTTCGTCTGCGGCGCCACCAACCTGGGCGAGGCGCTCCGCCGCATCACCGAGGGTGCCGCGATGATCCGCTCGAAGGGCGAGGCCGGCACCGGCGACGTCTCGGAGGCGACCAAGCACATCCGCACCATCCGCGGCGAGATCAACGCCCTGCGCGCCAAGACCAAGGACGAGCTGTACGTCGCCGCCAAGGAGCTGCAGGCCCCCTACGACCTCGTCGCCGAGATCGCCGAGACCGGAAAGCTGCCCGTCGTGCTCTTCACCGCCGGGGGAGTGGCCACCCCGGCCGACGCCGCCATGATGATGCAGCTCGGCGCCGACGGCGTCTTCGTGGGCTCCGGCATCTTCAAGTCGGGCAACCCCGCCCAGCGCGCCGCGGCCATCGTCAAGGCCACCACCTTCCACGACGACCCCAAGATCGTCGCCGAGGCGTCGCGCGGGCTCGGCGAGGCGATGGTCGGCATCAACGTGTCGGATCTGGCCGCCCCGCACCGACTCTCCGAGCGTGGCTGGTAG
- the pdxT gene encoding pyridoxal 5'-phosphate synthase glutaminase subunit PdxT translates to MAGSPRVGVLALQGDVREHLAALTALGADARPVRRPEELAAVEGLVLPGGESSVIDKLARAFGMQAPIRAAISNGMPMYGTCAGLILLADRLDGAIEGQQTFGGLDARVARNVFGSQTASFETDLEVPALGAPPVHAVFIRAPAVVEWGPDAEPLASLPDGRVVAIEQGALLGTAFHPESTGELRFHRRFLDRVRARRGAGAPAL, encoded by the coding sequence GTGGCTGGTAGTCCCCGCGTCGGCGTCCTCGCCCTGCAAGGCGACGTGCGGGAGCACCTCGCCGCGCTGACGGCCCTCGGCGCCGACGCCCGTCCGGTGCGTCGGCCCGAGGAGCTCGCCGCAGTGGAGGGACTCGTCCTTCCCGGCGGCGAGTCCAGCGTCATCGACAAGCTGGCCCGCGCGTTCGGGATGCAGGCGCCGATCCGCGCGGCGATCTCCAACGGCATGCCGATGTACGGCACGTGCGCGGGCCTCATCCTGCTCGCCGATCGCCTCGACGGCGCGATCGAGGGCCAGCAGACCTTCGGCGGCCTCGACGCCCGCGTCGCGCGCAACGTCTTCGGCAGCCAGACCGCCTCGTTCGAGACCGACCTCGAGGTCCCCGCCCTCGGAGCCCCTCCCGTGCACGCCGTCTTCATCCGCGCCCCCGCGGTCGTCGAGTGGGGTCCGGATGCCGAGCCCCTCGCCTCGCTTCCCGACGGACGCGTCGTCGCGATCGAACAGGGCGCGCTCCTGGGCACCGCCTTTCACCCGGAGTCGACCGGGGAGCTGCGCTTCCACCGTCGCTTCCTGGATCGCGTTCGCGCCCGACGCGGTGCGGGCGCGCCCGCGCTCTAG
- the pdxY gene encoding pyridoxal kinase PdxY yields MKVLSIQSAVAYGHVGNSAAVFPLQRIGVEVLPVYTVNFSNHTGYGAWRGPLIAPDDVAAVIAGIEDRGVFPEIDVVLSGYQGGEGIADVIIDTVARVKRANPDAVYACDPVMGNAKSGCFVAPAIPELLRERVVPVADILTPNQFELGFLTGTEPGSIDSTLDSADALRDRGPRTILVTSVERPDREADTIEMMVVDDNGAWIVQTPLIPMKANGSGDVTAALFTAHYRRSGGDAADALARTASSVFDLLTNTYESGSRELRLIESQEAYAHPRLQFSVRQVR; encoded by the coding sequence ATGAAGGTGCTTTCGATCCAGTCGGCCGTCGCGTACGGGCACGTCGGCAACTCCGCAGCCGTCTTCCCGCTGCAGCGCATCGGCGTCGAGGTCCTGCCGGTCTACACGGTCAACTTCTCGAACCACACCGGATACGGCGCGTGGCGCGGACCCCTCATCGCGCCCGACGACGTAGCCGCGGTGATCGCCGGCATCGAGGACCGCGGGGTGTTCCCCGAGATCGACGTGGTGCTCTCGGGTTACCAGGGCGGCGAGGGCATCGCCGACGTCATCATCGACACCGTCGCGCGGGTCAAGCGGGCGAATCCGGATGCCGTGTACGCCTGCGACCCCGTCATGGGCAACGCCAAGTCGGGCTGCTTCGTGGCACCGGCCATCCCCGAGCTGCTGCGCGAGCGCGTGGTGCCCGTCGCCGACATCCTCACCCCCAATCAGTTCGAGCTCGGTTTCCTCACCGGCACCGAGCCCGGCAGCATCGACTCGACGCTGGACTCGGCCGACGCACTGCGCGACCGCGGTCCGCGCACGATCCTCGTCACCAGCGTCGAGCGCCCCGACCGCGAAGCCGACACGATCGAGATGATGGTCGTCGACGACAACGGCGCGTGGATCGTGCAGACCCCGCTCATCCCGATGAAGGCCAACGGCTCGGGCGACGTCACGGCCGCCCTCTTCACCGCGCATTACCGCCGCAGCGGCGGCGACGCGGCCGACGCGCTCGCGCGCACGGCGTCGAGCGTCTTCGACCTGCTCACCAACACCTACGAGTCGGGCTCGCGCGAGCTGCGTCTCATCGAGTCGCAGGAGGCGTACGCGCACCCGCGCCTGCAGTTCTCGGTGCGCCAGGTGCGCTGA